From a single Phalacrocorax aristotelis chromosome 1, bGulAri2.1, whole genome shotgun sequence genomic region:
- the LNX2 gene encoding ligand of Numb protein X 2, whose translation MGTAGDDMALVEQNASLNPLCFECGQQHWTRENHLYNYQNEVDDDLVCHICLQPLLQPLDTPCGHTFCYKCLRNFLQEKDFCPLDRKRLHFKLCKKSSILVHKLLDKLFVLCPFSSVCQEVMQRCDLAAHLKNRCPGASHRRVALERRKTSKLQTEAECESGPGGTEQPSSLSPDADQGIVPAEQSFTSPALPTWTDEPGVDNLPFEENTVADTNQQPPTLPEGEITTIEIHRSNPYIELGISIVGGNETPLINIVIQEVYRDGIIARDGRLLAGDQILQVNSFDISNVSHNHARAVLSQPCSVLHLTVLRERRFGSRTHNHADTTSSLREDSFQVTLHKRDSSEQLGIKLVRRTDEPGVFILDLLEGGLAAQDGRLCSNDRVLAINGHDLKHGTPELAAQVIQASGERVNLIISRPLKSQTVSIIRDTGTHNSNSHQHQSQQLFHSRPNSHKDLSQCVTCQEKHITVKKEPHESLGMTVAGGRGSKSGELPIFVTSVQPHGCLARDGRIKRGDVLLNINGIDLTNLSHSEAVAMLKASAASSVVALKALEVQIVEEQPQANEEQLSTISENEYDASWSPSWVMWLGLPSCLHSCHDVVLRRSNLGSWGFSIVGGYEENHTNQPFFIKTIVLGTPAYFDGRLKCGDMIVAVNGLSTVGMSHSALVPMLKEQRNKVTLTVICWPGSLI comes from the exons ATGGGGACTGCAGGTGACGACATGGCTTTGGTGGAGCAGAATGCCTCCTTGAACCCTCTGTGCTTtgagtgtggccagcagcacTGGACAAGGGAGAACCACCTCTATAACTACCAGAATGAAGTGGACGACGACTTGGTCTGCCACATTTGCCTTCAGCCCTTGTTGCAGCCATTGGACACTCCCTGTGGACACACTTTCTGCTACAAGTGCCTAAGGAACTTTCTGCAGGAGAAGGATTTCTGCCCGCTGGATCGAAAAAGACTCCATTTTAAACTCTGCAAAAAATCCAGTATTCTTGTTCATAAACTGTTAGACAAGCTATTTGTTTTGTGCCCCTTCTCTTCCGTATGTCAGGAAGTCATGCAGCGGTGTGACCTGGCGGCACATCTCAAAAACAG GTGTCCTGGGGCTTCTCATCGAAGGGTTGctctggagagaaggaaaacgAGCAAGCTGCAAACAGAAGCAGAGTGTGAGAGTGGTCCAGGTGGGACGGAGCAGCCTAGCAGTTTATCTCCGGATGCAGATCAGGGAATAGTGCCAGCTGAGCAGAGCTTCACTTCACCCGCCCTTCCCACGTGGACAGATGAGCCCGGCGTCGACAATCTGCCTTTTGAGGAGAACACAGTAGCAGACA CAAATCAACAGCCACCTACCTTGCCTGAAGGAGAGATCACTACCATTGAAATTCATCGGTCCAATCCTTATATCGAATTAGGAATTAGCATAGTGGGTGGCAATGAAACGCCTTTGATCAACATTGTTATTCAAGAGGTTTATCGAGATGGGATTATTGCCAGAGATGGAAGACTTCTTGCTGGAGACCAAATACTTCAA GTCAATAGCTTTGACATAAGCAATGTGTCTCACAACCACGCTCGAGCTGTGCTTTCCCAGCCTTGCTCGGTGCTGCACCTCACTGTGCTGAGAGAGAGGCGGTTCGGCAGCCGCACACACAACCACGCAGACACCACCAGCTCCTTGCGGGAAGACAGCTTTCAAGTGACGCTGCATAAACGCGACTCCAGCGAGCAGCTTGGCATTAAACTTGTACGCAGAACAGACGAGCCAGGAGTTTTCATTCTTGACCTTTTGGAAGGGGGGTTGGCTGCTCAAGATGGCAGGCTCTGCAGCAACGACCGTGTACTTGCCATCAATGGCCATGACTTGAAGCACGGGACACCCGAGCTTGCTGCTCAGGTTATACAG GCTAGTGGGGAGAGAGTGAATTTGATCATCTCTAGACCCCTGAAGTCACAGACCGTCAGTATTATCCGAGACACGGGGACTCACAACAGCAACTCACACCAACACCAGTCCCAGCAGCTGTTTCACAGCAGACCCAACTCACATAAG GATCTCTCCCAGTGTGTTACATGCCAAGAAAAGCACATTACTGTGAAAAAAGAGCCACATGAATCTCTGGGAATGACagtggcaggaggcagaggcagcaaaaGTGGTGAACTGCCCATCTTCGTGACAAGTGTGCAGCCTCACGGGTGTTTGGCAAGAGATGGCAGGATTAAACGAG GTGATGTGCTGCTGAACATCAACGGCATTGATTTGACTAACCTAAGTCACAGTGAGGCGGTGGCCATGCTGAAAGCTAGTGCTGCCTCTTCGGTAGTTGCCCTGAAAGCCCTGGAAGTCCAGATTGTAGAAGAACAGCCCCAGGCTAATGAAGAACAATTGAGTACCATCAGTGAAAATGAATATGACGCCAGTTGGTCACCATCCTGGGTCATGTGGCTGGGACTTCCAAG CTGCCTACATAGCTGCCACGATGTAGTACTGCGGCGGAGCAATTTAGGGAGCTGGGGTTTCAGCATTGTCGGTGGCTACGAGGAGAACCACACAAATCAGCCTTTCTTCATTAAAACGATTGTTCTTGGAACTCCTGCGTACTTTGATGGAAGACTAAA GTGTGGTGATATGATTGTTGCTGTAAATGGACTATCCACGGTTGGAATGAGCCATTCTGCACTCGTTCCCATGCTGAAGGAGCAGAGGAACAAAGTGACTTTAACGGTGATTTGCTGGCCTGGAAGTCTCATATAG